A region of Drosophila mauritiana strain mau12 chromosome 3L, ASM438214v1, whole genome shotgun sequence DNA encodes the following proteins:
- the LOC117140861 gene encoding muscle M-line assembly protein unc-89-like isoform X6 yields MERRQALDSSMSSLYSVASSSNPNPRQPHTGHQLQTQQSQQSQQSQLDAFNYSATMSSSSPTPSQAMSTAMSTGTGTGTGTTHTTPPSSSLRATTIGTVVVRCGPIQLVIALLQSPDKIYIKVVELEPKITALGENLDESLRMQREHDETLRNLQSLPGPMDEFVQKADKLLASKRISSELVNAMADTLNIIWQDILNLLQDRQHLLILCTQFHDKMTQCFRKMDQLELACEETLHPPDVPRVQEFLNRFKQLRIDMLTGVMAALKDGNELLAQLEELEKLETLDTRPEHIKRDATRAVHQVQQWLEALHDRRNSLELAWQTRKIQMEQCLALALLGRELVDLEAALQQARMELNTMYSLGECEHTANEMLTKYREWKQQALLLRDRALKITRAKEKVQSAGHFTEEDACARAYAVLSGCTEHLDLVDQREHWLHQSREFFAKAEHTVSVLEKLELELTSVKLPPHSPESYAMYSKVDRDVRNFTEEPLRLGYGILDEVGRTQPETQGVKRVLDELENRKVYIQGICANSSEDQQKVQRALSEFLSHHNELLAWLRASGQHQLQQSVDMGGNLQQAKQFLLQHHELMQDLEIKGELINLLLESIKVHLESLSPQERYDVDSKAESLHKHWIELKDLVLKRVDYVSLLIDFFELANELSSQLDNLQRQLHQTPDEHKLQFLQATWTGIASTFGELKSRGQRFINLKIVDPYLETKSSAQAVQETLNDFSKRQVDVTSSLENWTTSIAEKREVEYLLEKVMSDNEETVAKSTQVDTQLYPVFTSQSVDSKQLLISTREKLSNVTQDIERAQDEIQQRIQTTLGIQTKDQPSLAKIEQVINNLRMLKAKLDGIKYDYRTLVESVVQFLENIVQLRREIDDYFARQQKEPASGADRSIAEHEKFRDQCMDKFRSLITQSELLIDRVRVLEPPGAREIDTDRILKLLENLRLHFESNSSARMSTLERLEKIEQFRSDLEDIDRSLDSVSQQLHEINNQSVDSLAAAKTTSLAFEYFERTIELLEKRIEKFTESTSQQLFITNPESERYVKDELRKLNDKWQSFKDQVKQKRKSLNQATDFFEVVEKIDAEYREISYFYTSVSNKVPYLRDSVEAGNLVNDIENYVTSREAALRSKLDSASQCAHDMNKVSSLYNDVMNIFQSFIKLKMDINVVQERLKQEQRQKEQRERDARDQAEREKAIKEAEAKERLHREEQSRLENQRQQAAIEQAQRELAARELALREQAVREEEARLQAIREQATREQLAREQAAREEELRIQSLRDIARREEEVRLQNIREEETRIRREEEERIRRENESRSKREEEARIQREEITRLQTLRDQVDQQRIVTENIRKDIQVNSIFTELRYASPLFTRPLKDAVTREGDRFVFECEVTGTPEPAVEWFKDGISIQTNSDYKTTFDKGICRLVIEETFAADSARFSCRASNLVGTCDTNATLSVRENAAEVQLVPPRILRFLQSGKATEGSSFQFACVVAGVPLPTVQWFKNDKCIDDSPDYVISYNNGEATLKFEEVFLEDDAVYTCSASNPAGIEHCSASLIVEPLEPTELPSFKVPLSNAMARVGQKIKLEAIVDGIPRPEVYWLHNGKPFQPRDSKYEYGRVTLIIPQAYPNDAGSYVLSAKNLAGEAYTSCNVIVKGRLPNETSDSEMASDIEPIKPAVHLPLKDVSIFEGKPVRLDCVIVGQPEPEVIWYHNERPVKESADVQLLFQGDRCSLIIQEVYQEDAGHYKVVAINSAGEASSSCELKVTPLNQAEPATRAQAERQSLPKDSQPKFERLLSDVLADEGEQVVLEVQASGDQPLTAQWFLTNKELQLDQRITTQSDSELGVFKLILNNVSGDDKGVYTVKVTNPAGDAKCFSHLIVKSVNAPENRRSSQSSVEIIERHQCPEFKELFSDKQGEIDEVIKFECIVKGKPTPKVHWFFNDQPVHGHNFLVSTSGERQVLTIQKLTHDAVGKISCVAENEAGKATCVAFLNIRGSGLPASSDVQTVSQEHNTESSRVTIKKQTFTTTSTSQVNSYEGNAPQTEVHHSSAHIDQSLKQLGQQRPEIVESHHYQELHKSKEMSSPSVQQKSFSFIQSSGANGQSAVAIPDSPTRLRREIAPRFTTPLSGKIVDQGADVSMEAIYDGFPSPEIKVEKNGGQLFEDDHTRISNKCNRVTIELKQVGVADAGRYAVTASNTVGQSTSTADLVVKKTIFPPVFGRRLQAQVSKKGEKLTMEVEVTGLPEPTVTWLKDDKPLKDAGISEHRLLAQGNSYRLIIEKAQTTDSGKYMVRATNAGGEAKSIADCAILEPSPERLQEVVKTIVYETGPVAPASEFKTEGYKYTSSSMTSNYSHNMQSSSSSSHHETKFSSTSAQPPVVTYPSPIPAQRKTPATEFSDYSSEIDERFRSVSRANESDAEIKGYRVVFPPTPTPRTNIATNGHKSPVVVITPSPMEFEPTPQDYARPKFEPISKEIRHEIKTETSSKQSKFMQNQQQNQPVFKPKPVAAKFIAATQQQQQKQPQATSRPTMYYNAVAGAPMHVAKVATETKNVMQMHESTESSQRVVNMQQTKRIIHFDSPHEQRDQQMLEPFPYSPATSRTPSRQSHLPPPATPTKFVPGEFRESDYESEVDGSRIQPLWSPYGDGLTKGFRRVAPPQGAGRSCSLPRTYERVLSPMEFDRGPEMPSKIHVDINTLRKEQRGGSTVTTQNRTQSLNRNTTMRQQQQHQQQQQQQQSMDQIDRAGTLPRYGYSSLQQQAENQGRRMGSTFLQKSHQFVDDVSREVRSSASNGIRPGFKRAPSEGSSQQPQAFRDESRVSQYVPELPNTEPVNAHLSRDELAQRQPLFITPLKDIAVGVGGTARFECIVQAHPQPQVNWTHNGGLLESGSRHCIEYRNGVCRLTLPQAYPDDNGSYACTAMNPLGAATTSGNLTVSSTNRGFRY; encoded by the exons AGTCCGGATAAGATCTACATCAAAGTTGTAGAACTGGAGCCGAAGATCACAGCGCTTGGGGAGAATCTGGATGAATCTCTGCGCATGCAAAGGGAGCATGATGAAACTCTTCGCAATCTACAG AGCCTGCCGGGACCAATGGATGAGTTCGTCCAGAAGGCGGACAAGCTGTTGGCCAGCAAGCGCATCAGTTCCGAACTGGTCAATGCCATGGCCGATACGCTCAACATCATTTGGCAGGACATACTGAATCTTCTGCAGGATCGTCAACACCTGCTGATACTATGCACACAGTTCCACGATAAGATGACACAGTGCTTCAGGAAGATGGACCAACTGGAATTGGCCTGCGAGGAGACACTCCATCCACCGGATGTGCCCCGTGTCCAGGAATTCCTTAACAGATTCAAGCAGCTGAGGATAGACATGCTCACCGGTGTGATGGCAGCCCTGAAAGATGGCAACGAGCTGCTGGcccagctggaggagctggaaaAGCTAGAGACCCTCGACACAAGACCGGAGCACATTAAACGAGATGCAACGAGGGCAGTTCACCAAGTTCAGCAGTGGTTGGAGGCCCTGCATGACCGCAGAAACTCCCTGGAACTCGCCTGGCAGACGAGGAAAATCCAAATGGAGCAGTGTCTGGCATTGGCTTTGCTGGGCAGAGAATTAGTCGACCTGGAGGCCGCTCTCCAGCAGGCCAGGATGGAGCTGAATACCATGTACAGCCTGGGTGAGTGTGAGCACACCGCCAACGAAATGCTCACCAAATACAGGGAGTGGAAACAGCAAGCCCTGCTCCTCCGGGATCGAGCTCTTAAGATCACGCGAGCCAAGGAGAAGGTTCAATCCGCTGGTCACTTCACCGAAGAAGACGCATGTGCTAGGGCTTATGCGGTCTTGAGTGGCTGCACAGAGCACTTAGATCTGGTGGACCAACGGGAACACTGGCTGCATCAGTCCCGGGAGTTTTTCGCCAAGGCTGAGCACACTGTGAGTGTCCTGGAGAAACTAGAACTGGAGCTGACCAGCGTGAAGCTGCCTCCCCATTCCCCGGAGAGTTATGCCATGTACTCCAAAGTGGATCGCGATGTTCGCAACTTTACCGAGGAACCTTTGCGCTTGGGTTACGGCATTCTCGACGAAGTGGGTCGCACTCAGCCGGAGACTCAAGGTGTGAAGAGAGTTCTAGACGAGTTGGAAAACAGGAAAGTCTACATCCAGGGCATTTGTGCCAACAGCAGCGAGGATCAGCAAAAGGTTCAGCGAGCACTGAGCGAATTCCTGAGCCATCACAATGAGCTTTTGGCCTGGCTAAGAGCATCCGGCCAACACCAGTTGCAGCAAAGCGTGGATATGGGAGGAAATCTGCAGCAGGCCAAGCAGTTCCTTCTCCAGCACCATGAACTCATGCAGGATTTGGAG ATAAAAGGCGAACTGATCAACCTGCTGCTCGAATCCATCAAGGTCCATCTGGAGTCCCTGAGTCCGCAAGAGCGCTACGATGTGGACTCCAAGGCGGAATCCCTGCACAAGCACTGGATCGAACTTAAGGACCTGGTTCTCAAACGCGTGGATTATGTGTCCCTGCTGATAGACTTCTTTGAGCTGGCCAACGAGCTCTCCAGCCAGCTGGACAACTTGCAGCGCCAGCTGCATCAAACTCCAGACGAGCACAAGCTGCAATTCCTCCAGGCCACTTGGACGGGCATCGCATCCACCTTCGGCGAACTGAAGTCCCGCGGACAGCGATTCATCAACCTAAAA ATTGTGGATCCATATCTCGAGACCAAATCCTCGGCACAGGCGGTACAAGAGACGCTGAACGACTTCAGTAAGCGGCAGGTCGACGTGACGAGCAGTTTGGAGAATTGGACAACGAGCATTGCGGAGAAGCGAGAAGTCGAATACCTACTCGAGAAAGTCATGAGCGACAACGAGGAG ACCGTGGCCAAGAGCACCCAGGTGGACACGCAGTTGTATCCCGTATTCACCTCCCAGAGCGTGGACTCCAAGCAGCTGCTGATCAGCACCCGCGAGAAGCTGTCTAACGTGACCCAGGACATCGAAAGGGCCCAGGATGAGATACAGCAGCGCATCCAGACCACACTCGGCATCCAGACGAAGGATCAGCCATCGCTGGCCAAGATCGAGCAGGTGATTAACAACCTGCGCATGCTGAAGGCCAAGTTGGATGGCATCAAGTACGACTATCGCACTTTGGTGGAGAGCGTGGTTCAGTTCCTGGAGAACATAGTGCAGCTGCGCCGCGAAATCGACGACTACTTCGCCAGGCAGCAGAAGGAACCCGCATCCGGCGCGGATCGCAGCATCGCGGAGCACGAGAAATTCCGCGATCAGTGCATGGATAAATTTAGATCGCTAATCACACAATCCGAACTGCTGATCGATCGGGTGCGCGTACTGGAACCGCCGGGAGCCCGCGAAATCGACACCGACCGCATACTGAAGCTGCTCGAGAACCTGCGCCTGCACTTCGAGTCAAACAGCAGTGCACGCATGTCCACCCTGGAGCGTCTGGAGAAGATCGAGCAGTTCCGCTCCGATCTCGAGGACATCGATCGCAGCCTGGACAGCGTCAGCCAGCAGCTGCACGAGATCAACAACCAGAGCGTCGACAGTCTGGCGGCGGCCAAGACCACGTCGCTGGCGTTTGAGTATTTTGAACGGACCATAGAG CTGCTCGAGAAGCGGATCGAGAAGTTTACGGAGTCCACGAGCCAACAGCTCTTTATTACCAATCCCGAGAGCGAGCGGTACGTCAAGGACGAGCTGCGCAAACTCAACGACAAATGGCAGAGCTTCAAGGATCAAGTGAAGCAGAAACGAAAGAGCCTCAACCAGGCGACCGACTTCTTCGAGGTTGTCGAAAAG ATCGACGCGGAGTACCGTGAGATTAGCTACTTCTACACCAGCGTGTCCAACAAGGTTCCATATCTGCGCGACTCAGTGGAAGCAGGAAATTTGGTCAATGATATCGAAAACTATGTGACCAGTCGGGAGGCGGCTCTGCGCTCCAAGTTGGACAGTGCCTCGCAATGTGCCCACGATATGAACAAGGTGTCGTCCTTGTACAACGACGTTATGAACATCTTCCAGTCCTTCATCAAGCTCAAGATGGACATTAATGTGGTGCAGGAACGGCTAAAGCAGGAACAGCGCCAGAAGGAGCAAAGGGAACGGGATGCTCGTGACCAAGCCGAGCGGGAAAAGGCTATAAAGGAAGCGGAGGCCAAGGAAAGGTTGCACAGAGAGGAGCAATCCCGCCTAGAAAACCAGCGCCAGCAGGCGGCCATTGAGCAGGCTCAAAGGGAATTGGCTGCCAGAGAATTGGCTCTGAGGGAGCAAGCTGTCCGGGAGGAGGAGGCCAGATTGCAGGCCATTCGGGAGCAGGCCACGCGGGAACAATTGGCCAGGGAACAGGCTGCCCGGGAGGAGGAGCTGCGTATCCAATCGCTCAGAGATATTGCCCGCAGGGAAGAGGAAGTGCGTCTCCAAAACATCAGGGAAGAGGAAACCCGCATTCGccgcgaggaggaggagcgtATCCGTAGAGAAAACGAGTCACGATCGAAACGCGAAGAGGAAGCCCGCATCCAGCGAGAGGAGATTACCAGACTCCAGACCCTACGCGATCAGGTGGACCAGCAACGAATTGTAACCGAAAACATCCGAAAGGACATTCAGGTTAACTCCATTTTCACGGAGCTGCGATATGCCTCTCCGCTTTTCACTCGTCCTCTGAAAGATGCAGTTACCCGCGAAGGCGACCGATTCGTCTTCGAATGCGAGGTTACGGGAACTCCAGAGCCCGCCGTGGAATGGTTCAAGGATGGCATCAGTATCCAAACAAATTCCGATTATAAGACCACCTTCGATAAGGGAATCTGCCGATTGGTGATCGAAGAGACCTTTGCCGCAGACTCGGCACGCTTCAGTTGCCGTGCTTCGAATTTGGTGGGTACTTGCGATACTAATGCCACTTTATCCGTCCGGGAAAATGCCGCCGAAGTGCAGTTGGTTCCACCACGGATCCTACGATTCTTGCAGAGCGGCAAGGCCACCGAGGGAAGCTCCTTTCAGTTTGCTTGCGTGGTGGCTGGAGTTCCCTTGCCCACTGTTCAGTGGTTCAAAAATGACAAGTGCATCGACGATTCTCCGGATTATGTGATCAGCTACAACAATGGAGAGGCCACTCTGAAGTTCGAGGAGGTCTTCTTGGAGGACGACGCGGTGTACACCTGCAGTGCCTCCAATCCGGCGGGCATTGAACATTGTTCGGCTTCTCTGATTGTGGAAC CTCTGGAACCCACAGAGTTACCCAGTTTCAAGGTTCCCCTTTCGAATGCCATGGCTCGTGTGGGTCAGAAAATCAAGCTAGAGGCCATCGTAGACGGAATTCCCAGGCCAGAAGTCTACTGGCTGCACAACGGCAAACCCTTCCAGCCGCGCGATTCCAAG TACGAATACGGCCGCGTAACGCTGATAATCCCGCAGGCTTATCCCAACGACGCCGGATCCTACGTCCTGAGCGCCAAGAACCTGGCTGGCGAAGCCTATACCAGTTGCAACGTGATAGTAAAGGGTCGACTGCCCAACGAGACCTCCGATTCCGAGATGGCCAGCGATATAGAACCGATCAAGCCCGCCGTGCACTTGCCCCTGAAGGATGTCTCCATATTCGAGGGTAAACCAGTGAGGCTGGACTGCGTGATTGTGGGTCAGCCCGAGCCCGAGGTCATCTGGTACCACAATGAGCGACCTGTCAAGGAGTCCGCCGATGTTCAGCTGCTGTTCCAAGGCGACAGATGCTCCCTCATCATCCAAGAGGTGTACCAAGAAGACGCAGGACACTACAAAGTGGTGGCCATTAATTCGGCTGGCGAAGCTTCCAGTAGCTGTGAACTCAAGGTTACTCCTCTGAATCAAGCGGAACCTGCCACTCGGGCGCAGGCGGAGAGGCAATCCCTACCGAAAGACTCGCAGCCCAAGTTCGAGAGACTTCTATCTGATGTCTTGGCCGATGAAGGCGAGCAAGTGGTTCTCGAGGTGCAGGCCAGTGGTGATCAACCCCTGACGGCACAGTGGTTCCTGACCAACAAGGAGCTCCAGCTGGATCAGAGGATAACTACACAATCCGACTCCGAACTGGGAGTCTTTAAGCTCATCCTGAACAACGTGAGTGGCGATGACAAGGGAGTGTATACTGTTAAGGTGACCAATCCAGCGGGAGACGCCAAATGCTTTTCGCATCTCATTGTGAAGTCCGTTAATGCTCCCGAAAACCGTAGAAGTAGCCAATCATCGGTTGAAATCATAGAGCGTCACCAGTGTCCCGAATTCAAAGAACTGTTCAGTGACAAACAAGGGGAAATCGATGAGGTGATCAAGTTCGAGTGCATCGTCAAAGGCAAGCCCACACCAAAGGTTCACTGGTTCTTCAACGATCAACCCGTTCACGGTCACAATTTCCTGGTCTCTACAAGTGGCGAACGTCAAGTGCTAACCATTCAGAAGTTAACCCACGATGCAGTGGGCAAGATCAGCTGTGTGGCTGAGAATGAGGCGGGCAAGGCCACCTGTGTGGCCTTTTTGAATATCCGAGGAAGTGGTTTGCCCGCATCCAGTGATGTTCAGACCGTGAGCCAGGAGCACAACACCGAATCCTCGAGGGTCACGATCAAAAAGCAGACCTTTACCACCACTTCCACGTCGCAGGTCAATTCCTATGAGGGAAATGCTCCCCAAACCGAGGTTCATCACTCCTCCGCCCACATCGATCAGTCCCTGAAGCAACTTGGACAACAAAGGCCGGAGATCGTTGAGAGTCATCACTACCAGGAGTTGCACAAGAGCAAGGAGATGAGCAGCCCCAGTGTGCAGCAAAAGTCCTTCAGCTTTATCCAGTCCAGTGGAGCCAATGGACAATCCGCAGTAGCTATACCGGACTCCCCAACTCGCCTTAGACGAGAAATAGCTCCCAGGTTCACCACTCCCCTGAGTGGTAAAATCGTGGATCAGGGCGCCGATGTCAGCATGGAGGCCATTTACGATGGCTTTCCTTCGCCCGAGATCAAGGTGGAGAAGAACGGAGGTCAGCTGTTCGAGGATGACCACACTAGGATCTCCAACAAGTGCAATCGCGTGACCATCGAACTCAAacaggtgggcgtggccgatGCGGGACGCTACGCGGTTACCGCCTCCAATACTGTGGGTCAATCAACCAGCACAGCGGACTTGGTCGTTAAAA AGACCATATTCCCGCCTGTTTTCGGCCGACGTCTGCAGGCTCAGGTCAGCAAGAAGGGCGAGAAGCTCACCATGGAGGTGGAGGTCACCGGGTTGCCCGAACCTACGGTCACCTGGCTGAAGGACGATAAGCCACTGAAGGATGCTGGAATTTCCGAGCATCGCTTGCTAGCCCAGGGCAACTCCTACAGGCTGATCATCGAAAAGG CGCAAACCACGGACTCCGGAAAATACATGGTTCGCGCCACAAATGCGGGAGGCGAGGCCAAGAGCATTGCCGACTGTGCCATCCTGGAGCCTTCGCCGGAACGCTTGCAGGAGGTGGTCAAGACGATTGTCTATGAGACGGGTCCTGTGGCCCCGGCCAGCGAATTCAAAACCGAA GGCTACAAGTACACCTCCTCGAGTATGACCAGTAACTACTCCCACAATatgcaaagcagcagcagttccTCCCATCACGAGACCAAGTTCTCCTCAACGTCAGCACAGCCACCAGTGGTTACCTATCCCAGTCCTATTCCTGCCCAGAGGAAAACGCCGGCGACGGAGTTCAGTGACTACAGCAGTGAGATTGACGAACGCTTCCGTTCCGTATCTCGCGCCAATGAATCCGATGCTGAGATCAAGGGGTATCGCGTGGTCTTTCCACCCACACCTACTCCTCGTACAAACATAGCCACCAATGGCCACAAATCGCCAGTAGTGGTAATAACTCCGTCGCCAATGGAATTTGAACCCACTCCTCAGGACTATGCCAGGCCCAAATTTGAACCGATTAGCAAGGAGATACGCCATGAAATCAAGACGGAGACTAGCTCCAAGCAATCCAAGTTTATGCAAAACCAACAGCAGAACCAGCCCGTCTTTAAGCCAAAACCTGTGGCGGCCAAGTTTATAGCGGCaacccaacaacaacagcagaagCAGCCACAGGCCACATCCCGTCCGACCATGTACTACAATGCTGTTGCTGGAGCTCCGATGCACGTGGCCAAGGTGGCCACCGAAACCAAGAACGTGATGCAGATGCACGAGTCCACTGAGAGTTCACAGCGGGTGGTGAACATGCAACAGACCAAGAGGATAATACACTTTGACAGTCCGCACGAGCAGAGGGATCAGCAGATGCTGGAACCCTTCCCCTACAGCCCCGCCACCAGTCGTACGCCTTCAAGGCAATCCCATCTGCCACcgccagccacgcccactaaaTTTGTGCCCGGAGAATTCCGGGAGAGTGATTACGAGAGCGAGGTTGATGGATCTCGCATCCAACCACTTTGGTCTCCATACGGCGATGGTTTGACCAAAGGATTCAGGCGGGTAGCACCACCTCAAGGAGCTGGAAGATCGTGCAGTCTGCCACGCACCTATGAAAGGGTCTTGTCCCCCATGGAATTCGATCGAGGTCCCGAGATGCCCAGCAAAATCCACGTGGATATAAACACCCTGAGGAAAGAGCAACGCGGTGGCAGTACAGTGACCACCCAAAATCGTACTCAATCCTTGAACAGGAACACCACCATgaggcaacagcagcaacatcagcaacagcaacagcagcagcagtccaTGGATCAGATCGATAGGGCCGGGACTCTGCCCCGATATGGTTATAGTTCCCTCCAACAGCAGGCAGAGAATCAGGGTCGTCGCATGGGCTCCACCTTCCTCCAGAAATCGCATCAGTTCGTCGACGATGTTAGCAGGGAGGTCAGGAGCTCCGCTTCTAACGGCATCCGTCCGGGTTTCAAAAGGGCTCCCAGCGAGGGCAGCAGCCAGCAACCCCAGGCCTTCCGGGATGAGTCGCGCGTCTCTCAATACG TGCCGGAGCTGCCCAATACGGAACCCGTCAATGCCCATCTGAGTCGCGATGAGCTGGCACAAAGGCAGCCATTATTCATAACG CCGCTGAAAGACATCGCGGTCGGAGTTGGAGGCACGGCGCGCTTCGAGTGCATTGTGCAGGCCCATCCGCAGCCGCAGGTCAACTGGACGCACAACGGCGGTCTCCTGGAGTCGGGTAGCAGGCACTGCATCGAGTACCGGAACGGCGTGTGCCGGCTAACCCTGCCGCAGGCCTATCCGG ATGACAACGGCAGCTACGCCTGCACCGCCATGAATCCTCTGGGAGCGGCCACCACCAGCGGAAATTTGACCGTTTCGAGCAC